CTACTGCGCAAATCTGAAATTTCGCTTCGCGGTTGGGTGTAAACTCGAAGAGACGCTGGGAGTGCGTCGAGTTCAAGGAGCCGCGGCATTGGGGCATTCGCAAATGATAAACGCACGAATCGGCGGAGAAAGCGCGCGAGCGGAAGATCGCGTTTCGGGCAAGATTCAGTCTCGGGCAAAGGGTGGCAAACTGGGTTGGCTGGCGGCACTGCTCGCGACAGCCGCAGCTCTGGCTTTTGCGCCGCGGCCGTTCACGACGCTGGCGAAGCAAACGCCCCTGCCCTACACCACCATCGCCCATCCGCGATTCATCCCGGCCTCGCAGGCCTCTTTTATGTCACCTGATGATTTGCTGATTGGGGTAACTGACGATAAAACCGCCAAGGCGTATCCGGCGGCGATCCTGGCGCAGCACGGCGTTGTGCAGGACCGGATGACGGACGGGAGCATCGCGGTCACCTGGTGATCGTATTGCAACACGGCCCTCGTGTTCAGGGCCGCCGCGCGAGGCAGGGCCCTCGTGTTCGATACGGCCGGCCTGATCGGCGGCAATGAAGTGTTCAAAGACCGTGAGACAGGCAGCCGCTGGCAGCAATCAACCCGCGAAGCCATCTCCGGGCCGCTCAAGGGCGCGCATCTGGCGCTCTATCCCTTTCTGTTGACGACCTGGAGGGAGTGGCGCAGGCAGCATCCGGAGACGCTGGTGTTGCAGCCACTGCCTGGTTACGCGGATCAACTGGCGGCCAGGAACAGGATCATCGATCAGGGAATAATGGGCATGGCTGGCGCGGCGCCGAATGGCGCTTTTAACCACGATCGCCGGCTGCATCCGAAGGACACGATCGTGGGACTTGAGGCGGGCGGAGAGGTGAAGGCCTACCCGATGTCCGCGCTCGAGCGCACGCGAGTGGTAAATGACACGGTAGGAGGCAGGCCGGTATTGATTGTGCATCAGCCCGCCTCGGACACGACCACAGCGTTCGTGGCCGAAGCGGGCGGTGAAAGGCTGCGCTTCCGCGCCGCCGATTCCGAGGCCGACAAACTTATCGACCTGGAAACCCATTCGACGTGGAACGCCTATGGCGTATGCCTGACCGGGCGTATGAAGGGGACGCGGTTAAAGCCGCTGATTCTGGAGCCGGAATTCTGGTTTGCCTGGTCGGAGTTTCATCCGAAAACTCTTCTGTACAGATCGAGCCCTGCACATTAACCTTTAAGCCGCGGTCCGGGTGCGATCTGCCTGCTGCGGTTTGAGCGCGCTCCGTACCGCGCGGATTGCGACGACCTTGCGAAAGGAGACTTGCAACATGACAA
The Terriglobia bacterium genome window above contains:
- a CDS encoding DUF3179 domain-containing (seleno)protein, whose protein sequence is MINARIGGESARAEDRVSGKIQSRAKGGKLGWLAALLATAAALAFAPRPFTTLAKQTPLPYTTIAHPRFIPASQASFMSPDDLLIGVTDDKTAKAYPAAILAQHGVVQDRMTDGSIAVTWUSYCNTALVFRAAARGRALVFDTAGLIGGNEVFKDRETGSRWQQSTREAISGPLKGAHLALYPFLLTTWREWRRQHPETLVLQPLPGYADQLAARNRIIDQGIMGMAGAAPNGAFNHDRRLHPKDTIVGLEAGGEVKAYPMSALERTRVVNDTVGGRPVLIVHQPASDTTTAFVAEAGGERLRFRAADSEADKLIDLETHSTWNAYGVCLTGRMKGTRLKPLILEPEFWFAWSEFHPKTLLYRSSPAH